A genomic region of Gallaecimonas xiamenensis 3-C-1 contains the following coding sequences:
- a CDS encoding LysR family transcriptional regulator — protein MDLSRLAKTDLNLLVSLKVLLDSGSVSKAADSLHLTQSAMSKTLTRLRQLFDDPLLVRQGQGMKASPRAEALKLQLADLLPRLDRLLQPEGFDPAHSDRTFRLSVIDGAYTLFLPLWLPRLRQLAPGIRLECFPAQEVGLDGLVSGRQELAITAQDEPIPPLPRGFHSRTLMTDHYLCVAAANNPRLAAPWDLDAFLNWPQVHIHCEWDGDWLLDAELARLGHRRQLMMQVSSLQAALQAVLWSDMLTILPAAYAAKVAERYPIALRELPLTLPISLPPLQQRLIWHERSEGDPGLHWLIEFFSKACADL, from the coding sequence ATGGATCTCAGCCGCCTGGCCAAAACCGACCTCAATCTGCTGGTCAGCCTAAAGGTGCTGTTGGACAGCGGTTCCGTGTCCAAGGCCGCCGACAGCCTGCACCTGACCCAGTCGGCCATGTCCAAAACCCTGACCCGGTTGCGCCAGCTATTCGATGACCCCTTGCTGGTGCGCCAGGGCCAAGGCATGAAGGCCAGCCCCAGGGCCGAAGCGCTCAAGCTGCAATTGGCCGACCTGCTGCCCAGGCTGGACAGGCTGCTGCAGCCGGAGGGTTTCGACCCGGCCCATTCCGACCGCACCTTCAGGCTGAGTGTCATAGACGGCGCCTACACCCTGTTCCTGCCTTTGTGGCTGCCGAGGCTGCGCCAACTGGCACCGGGTATCAGGTTGGAGTGCTTTCCCGCCCAGGAGGTGGGTCTGGACGGCCTGGTCAGCGGCCGCCAGGAGCTGGCCATTACCGCCCAGGACGAACCCATACCGCCCCTGCCCCGTGGCTTTCACAGCCGCACCTTGATGACGGACCACTACCTCTGCGTGGCCGCTGCCAACAACCCCAGGCTGGCCGCCCCCTGGGATCTGGATGCCTTCCTGAACTGGCCCCAAGTGCATATCCACTGCGAATGGGACGGGGACTGGTTGCTGGATGCGGAGCTGGCCCGCCTCGGTCACCGCCGCCAGTTGATGATGCAGGTTTCCAGCCTGCAAGCGGCGTTGCAGGCAGTACTTTGGTCGGACATGCTCACCATATTACCGGCCGCCTACGCCGCCAAGGTGGCAGAGCGCTACCCCATAGCCCTGCGCGAGCTGCCCCTGACCCTGCCCATCAGCCTGCCGCCTTTGCAGCAGCGGCTGATCTGGCACGAGCGCAGTGAGGGCGACCCCGGCCTGCATTGGCTGATCGAGTTCTTCAGCAAGGCCTGCGCAGACCTTTAG
- a CDS encoding multidrug effflux MFS transporter → MAWLKWLLLCLVLFSPLGIDIYLPAIPDIASGLGSSESLVQSTVSLFLLMMGLGQLLAGPLADRFGRRPVAMAGILIYLAGALLAVVADSGALFVASRLIQGIAVCATSVVAFSAVRDKLDGEESAQAYSFLNGALNIVPALAPLLGGILAEHYGWQAPFWFLACYSVLMLAVVWRYLPETRPQGTRQSSGIPFDRYWAIVRNPRFLAFAMVNGTGMGMVLTYVSLAPTVLMNQNGLSPLGFSLVFGANALWIMTASFMANWVIRRFGQRVCLGVSLVWHLLAALALALAFSHFGSDPWGYMIPVALGCAGFAASLGPATGLALSPFGDEAGVASSLVLFIQMALASVIGLAAVALPLAPQWALCVTMVLAALVVVRALRMARHLAP, encoded by the coding sequence ATGGCCTGGCTTAAGTGGTTGCTGTTGTGTTTGGTGTTGTTCAGTCCCTTGGGGATCGATATCTATTTGCCGGCTATCCCGGATATCGCCAGCGGCCTTGGCAGCAGTGAAAGCCTGGTGCAGAGCACCGTCAGCCTCTTCTTACTGATGATGGGGTTGGGCCAGTTGTTGGCTGGTCCCCTGGCTGATCGCTTCGGCCGCCGCCCGGTGGCCATGGCTGGCATCCTGATTTACCTGGCGGGAGCCCTGCTGGCGGTGGTGGCGGACAGCGGTGCGCTGTTCGTGGCGTCTCGTTTGATCCAGGGAATAGCGGTCTGTGCCACCTCGGTGGTGGCGTTCAGCGCGGTGCGCGACAAGCTGGACGGAGAAGAAAGTGCCCAGGCCTACTCCTTCCTCAACGGTGCCCTGAATATAGTGCCGGCTCTGGCTCCCCTGCTTGGGGGCATACTGGCGGAGCACTATGGCTGGCAGGCCCCCTTCTGGTTCCTGGCCTGTTACTCCGTACTGATGCTGGCGGTAGTGTGGCGCTACCTGCCGGAAACCCGTCCCCAGGGTACCCGTCAAAGCAGTGGCATTCCCTTCGACCGTTACTGGGCCATAGTGCGCAATCCCCGCTTCCTGGCCTTTGCCATGGTCAACGGCACCGGCATGGGCATGGTGCTGACCTATGTATCCCTAGCGCCCACTGTGCTGATGAACCAGAACGGCCTCAGCCCTCTGGGTTTTTCCCTGGTGTTTGGGGCCAATGCCCTTTGGATCATGACTGCCAGCTTCATGGCCAATTGGGTCATACGCCGCTTCGGCCAACGGGTCTGCCTGGGAGTGTCCCTGGTCTGGCACTTGCTGGCGGCCCTGGCGCTGGCCCTGGCTTTCAGTCATTTTGGCTCAGACCCCTGGGGGTACATGATACCTGTGGCCCTGGGCTGCGCCGGCTTTGCGGCTAGCCTGGGCCCGGCCACCGGCCTTGCCCTGTCGCCCTTTGGTGACGAGGCGGGGGTAGCGTCGTCCCTGGTGCTCTTTATCCAGATGGCCCTGGCGTCGGTGATTGGCTTGGCAGCGGTGGCCCTGCCCTTGGCCCCTCAATGGGCCCTGTGCGTCACCATGGTGTTGGCGGCCCTGGTAGTGGTAAGGGCGTTGCGGATGGCCCGTCACCTGGCCCCTTGA